One region of Magnetovibrio sp. PR-2 genomic DNA includes:
- a CDS encoding threonine aldolase family protein — protein sequence MEQQFASDNTAGVCAEAMEAFVRANETGHEISYGDDSWTQKVCDRIRALFETDCEVFFVFNGTAANSLTLAAMCQSYHSVICLEKAHIETDECGAPEFFSGGSKLLTAPGQDGKLTPGEIEHLATKRTDMHYPKPKAVSLTQATELGTVYTVEEIRAIAAMAKRHSLYIHMDGARFANAVAHLGVSPADVTWRAGVDVLVFGGTKNGLPVGEAVVFFNKTLAQDFQYRVKQAGQLASKMRFISAPWLGLLKDDVWLKNAAHANAMAQRLYHRIKDVVGAKILFEPQANGVFVELPEPVRNGLWDKGWKFYTFIGDGVCRFMCAWDLRPETVDRLADDIEALSR from the coding sequence ATGGAGCAGCAATTTGCATCTGATAACACCGCAGGCGTCTGCGCAGAAGCCATGGAGGCTTTTGTACGCGCCAACGAAACCGGGCATGAAATATCCTACGGCGACGACAGTTGGACGCAAAAGGTGTGCGACCGCATCCGCGCGCTGTTTGAAACGGATTGCGAAGTCTTTTTTGTGTTTAATGGCACGGCGGCCAATTCCCTGACTTTGGCCGCCATGTGCCAGTCCTATCATTCCGTGATCTGTTTGGAAAAAGCCCACATCGAAACCGACGAATGTGGCGCGCCGGAATTCTTTTCTGGGGGATCGAAGCTGCTCACCGCGCCCGGCCAAGACGGCAAGCTGACCCCGGGCGAGATTGAGCATCTGGCGACCAAACGCACGGACATGCACTACCCCAAGCCCAAGGCTGTGTCGCTGACCCAGGCTACCGAGCTTGGTACCGTCTACACCGTCGAAGAGATCCGTGCCATTGCCGCCATGGCCAAGCGGCACTCATTATATATACACATGGACGGCGCGCGCTTTGCCAACGCCGTGGCGCATTTGGGTGTGAGCCCGGCCGATGTGACGTGGCGCGCGGGCGTGGACGTGTTGGTCTTTGGCGGCACCAAAAATGGTCTGCCGGTGGGCGAGGCGGTGGTCTTTTTCAACAAAACCTTGGCCCAAGATTTCCAATACCGCGTCAAGCAGGCCGGACAATTGGCGTCCAAAATGCGGTTTATTTCTGCACCTTGGCTGGGTTTGCTGAAGGACGATGTGTGGCTGAAAAACGCCGCCCACGCAAACGCCATGGCGCAACGGCTGTATCACCGCATCAAAGACGTGGTGGGTGCGAAAATCCTTTTCGAACCGCAAGCCAACGGCGTGTTTGTCGAGCTGCCGGAACCTGTGCGTAACGGCCTGTGGGACAAAGGCTGGAAGTTTTATACCTTCATCGGTGACGGGGTATGTCGGTTCATGTGCGCATGGGATTTGCGCCCGGAAACGGTGGACCGCTTAGCCGATGACATTGAAGCGTTGAGCCGCTAA
- a CDS encoding glutathione S-transferase family protein: MIDLYTFGTPNGKKASIMLEEVGLAYNVHIINIMKDDQFAPDFLKISPNNKIPAIVDPDGPGGEPLALFESGAILIYLAEKCAREDLLPTSGAERYAVMQWLMWQMGGFGPMLGQAHHFLKFAKEDVPYAKKRYGAETARLYKVLNAQLADNAFMAGDVFSIADIATYPWADRHPFHQIDLADYPHVKRWYDKVSARESVEAGMNVPTPPPQA; encoded by the coding sequence ATGATCGATCTTTACACCTTTGGAACGCCCAACGGCAAAAAGGCCTCTATCATGTTGGAAGAGGTGGGGCTGGCCTATAACGTCCACATCATCAACATTATGAAGGACGACCAGTTTGCTCCGGATTTTCTGAAAATCAGCCCCAACAATAAGATTCCCGCCATCGTCGATCCAGACGGTCCGGGGGGCGAGCCTTTGGCGCTGTTTGAATCCGGTGCGATTTTGATTTATCTGGCGGAAAAATGCGCACGCGAAGACTTGTTGCCGACTTCGGGGGCTGAGCGCTACGCTGTGATGCAGTGGCTCATGTGGCAAATGGGCGGCTTCGGTCCGATGCTGGGTCAGGCGCACCACTTCTTGAAATTCGCCAAAGAAGACGTGCCTTATGCCAAAAAACGCTACGGCGCCGAAACGGCGCGTTTATATAAAGTGTTGAATGCGCAGTTGGCGGATAACGCATTTATGGCGGGCGACGTGTTTTCCATCGCCGACATTGCCACGTATCCGTGGGCGGACCGCCATCCGTTCCATCAGATCGATTTGGCCGACTATCCCCATGTGAAGCGCTGGTATGATAAAGTGTCCGCACGCGAATCTGTGGAAGCGGGTATGAACGTGCCGACCCCGCCGCCCCAGGCCTAA
- a CDS encoding YbaK/EbsC family protein: MSNLERDTVKRVRKALLELELPDTIRELPSTARTAADAAEALGVEVGAVVKTKVFTIGPRYVLTFVSAENECQPDQLPKVFGLDGDVVSPAQDLIRAVTGFEFGAVAPLGLMAPLPIAIDGTLKKHDKLYVAAGHTHVVFETTADELKTITDGMVSYAVAKAPTKTETSAPQKPEVKLEANREAEPELKPKSKEIGQASASIPKRVKQT; the protein is encoded by the coding sequence GTGAGCAATCTAGAACGCGATACAGTCAAACGGGTGCGCAAAGCGCTGTTGGAATTGGAGCTTCCCGATACAATCCGCGAGCTCCCCTCAACCGCACGCACGGCTGCTGACGCCGCCGAAGCTTTGGGCGTTGAGGTTGGGGCTGTGGTTAAAACGAAGGTCTTCACCATTGGGCCACGGTACGTTTTGACCTTTGTCTCCGCCGAAAATGAATGCCAACCCGATCAATTGCCCAAGGTTTTTGGCCTAGACGGCGATGTGGTCAGCCCGGCGCAAGACTTGATCCGGGCTGTAACCGGGTTTGAGTTCGGCGCCGTCGCGCCCCTAGGATTGATGGCCCCATTGCCCATCGCCATCGACGGGACACTGAAAAAGCACGACAAGCTCTATGTCGCTGCGGGTCACACCCACGTTGTGTTTGAAACCACGGCGGATGAACTCAAAACCATCACCGACGGCATGGTGTCGTATGCCGTGGCGAAAGCTCCGACAAAGACCGAGACTTCGGCCCCCCAAAAGCCTGAAGTGAAGCTTGAAGCCAACCGGGAAGCTGAGCCCGAACTGAAGCCCAAATCCAAAGAGATCGGCCAAGCGTCGGCATCGATTCCCAAGCGTGTGAAACAGACCTAA
- a CDS encoding DUF2971 domain-containing protein translates to MSEQNILWHYCSNTAFKSIVETQELLLNEISESNDYMEGKWLLEHVLRDALLECGISSLDASEFLKKIYSIKERYNAFAFCLSEEPDLLSQWRGYADDGHGVAIGFNKTFLEGLLGGNGPNLLSQVMYTKNDQLNLIGGNDEIMKIKDCLERGALLHGHDLGGLLTGPPTKEEKEKREAAFNDMFTSVFRLAAMSFQAKNPAFGEEKEWRLIQHNFKKSQTGLEALAGDYDYYDPNRQDITLRASREKITPSIQCKLPLAEMPLARALLPAIQEVKLGPKNLTDIKTIKFLVAKNKMGAPKITRSDATYR, encoded by the coding sequence ATGAGCGAACAAAATATTTTGTGGCACTATTGCTCAAATACGGCATTCAAATCGATCGTAGAAACTCAGGAGCTATTGCTAAACGAAATATCCGAATCTAACGATTACATGGAAGGCAAATGGCTACTTGAACACGTACTTCGAGACGCCTTATTAGAATGCGGAATATCCAGTTTGGACGCCTCTGAATTTTTAAAAAAAATTTATTCTATTAAAGAACGTTATAACGCATTTGCTTTCTGCCTTTCAGAAGAACCAGACCTTCTCAGTCAATGGAGGGGGTATGCTGATGATGGTCATGGAGTTGCAATCGGCTTTAATAAAACCTTTTTAGAAGGATTGTTAGGTGGCAACGGGCCTAACTTATTATCGCAAGTAATGTACACCAAAAATGATCAACTGAATTTGATTGGTGGTAATGATGAGATAATGAAGATCAAAGACTGCCTGGAGAGAGGGGCGTTATTACATGGGCACGACCTGGGAGGGCTGTTAACAGGACCGCCCACAAAAGAAGAAAAAGAAAAAAGGGAAGCCGCATTTAATGACATGTTTACGAGCGTCTTTAGGTTGGCTGCAATGTCGTTTCAGGCAAAAAACCCAGCCTTTGGTGAAGAAAAAGAATGGCGGTTAATTCAGCATAATTTCAAAAAAAGCCAAACAGGCCTCGAGGCTCTCGCTGGCGATTACGATTATTATGACCCTAACCGACAGGACATCACTCTTAGAGCGTCACGAGAAAAAATCACCCCCTCAATTCAGTGCAAACTTCCGTTAGCTGAAATGCCATTAGCAAGGGCTTTATTGCCCGCCATTCAAGAAGTAAAGCTGGGACCTAAAAACCTCACAGACATCAAGACAATAAAGTTTCTTGTTGCAAAGAATAAGATGGGAGCTCCAAAAATCACACGCTCTGACGCAACCTATCGCTGA
- a CDS encoding tyrosine-type recombinase/integrase, with product MADHSLNKLSARGVASETKPGRYSDGGGLYLQVSKAGAKSWLFRYMLEGKARQMGLGSLKTISLKDAREEALECRKLLRDGIDPIDDRKTKRQMLRLESISTITFKECANQYITSHKAGWRNPKHAAQWTATLETYAYPVFGDLSVQLIDTDHVMKVLDPIWHTKSETASRVRGRIEAILDWATAREYRKGENPARWKGHISNLLPARSKVQKTKHHTALPFDEIGAFMETLRKRDSVSAKGLEFLILTAARTGEVIGATWNEIDLESKIWTIPADRMKADKEHRVPLSDEAMVILLEMEKLKVSEFVFPGSQSKRPLSNMAFLQFMKKGMKRGDLTVHGFRSTFRDWCAERTNYPNEVAEMALAHTVGDKVEAAYRRGDLFEKRRRLMRDWAQYCAVKEEKSGNVAFIGETVS from the coding sequence ATGGCGGACCATTCTTTAAATAAACTATCAGCCCGTGGGGTAGCCTCGGAAACAAAGCCGGGGCGCTATTCTGATGGCGGTGGCCTGTACCTTCAGGTGAGCAAGGCTGGCGCGAAGAGCTGGCTGTTTCGATATATGCTGGAGGGCAAGGCCCGTCAGATGGGCTTGGGCTCCCTTAAAACAATATCTCTCAAGGATGCCCGAGAAGAGGCCCTAGAGTGCCGGAAGCTGCTCAGGGATGGAATAGACCCCATCGATGACCGCAAAACCAAGCGTCAAATGCTGCGACTGGAGAGCATATCCACCATTACTTTTAAGGAATGCGCCAATCAGTACATCACCAGCCACAAGGCGGGCTGGCGAAATCCCAAGCATGCGGCGCAATGGACGGCCACACTCGAAACCTATGCCTATCCGGTTTTTGGTGATTTGTCGGTACAGTTGATTGATACCGACCATGTGATGAAGGTGCTCGACCCTATCTGGCATACCAAGTCGGAAACGGCGAGCCGGGTGCGTGGCCGGATTGAGGCCATCTTGGATTGGGCAACGGCGCGGGAATATCGCAAAGGGGAAAACCCAGCGCGTTGGAAAGGGCATATCTCTAATCTGCTTCCCGCTCGTTCAAAGGTGCAAAAGACGAAGCACCATACCGCACTGCCATTTGATGAAATCGGGGCCTTTATGGAAACCTTGCGCAAGCGTGATAGCGTTTCGGCCAAGGGACTGGAGTTTCTCATTCTGACCGCAGCGCGTACAGGTGAGGTGATTGGGGCTACCTGGAATGAGATCGACCTTGAAAGCAAAATCTGGACGATCCCAGCCGACCGGATGAAGGCTGACAAAGAGCACCGGGTTCCGTTGTCAGATGAGGCAATGGTGATTTTGCTCGAAATGGAAAAACTCAAGGTGTCCGAGTTCGTCTTCCCCGGCTCGCAATCGAAGCGTCCACTGTCCAACATGGCGTTTTTGCAATTTATGAAAAAAGGAATGAAGCGGGGGGACTTAACCGTTCACGGTTTCCGCTCAACTTTCCGCGACTGGTGCGCGGAACGCACAAACTATCCCAATGAGGTGGCTGAGATGGCATTGGCGCATACGGTGGGGGATAAGGTTGAAGCCGCGTATCGTCGGGGAGACCTCTTCGAAAAACGCCGTCGCCTTATGCGGGATTGGGCTCAGTACTGTGCAGTAAAGGAAGAGAAGTCAGGCAACGTGGCTTTTATAGGAGAGACTGTCTCATGA
- a CDS encoding DNA-binding protein has protein sequence MTNFLAFDGIRPVNWRVNDFCRAHGIGRTFFYEQVKLGKISTIKVGNRTLVPDSEALAWQERNMETRK, from the coding sequence ATGACAAATTTTCTAGCATTTGATGGCATTCGCCCTGTGAATTGGCGTGTAAACGACTTCTGCCGTGCGCATGGTATTGGGCGTACGTTTTTTTATGAGCAGGTGAAGCTAGGCAAAATCTCAACGATCAAAGTTGGTAATCGTACACTTGTGCCAGATAGTGAGGCCTTGGCTTGGCAAGAGCGCAATATGGAGACGCGCAAATGA
- a CDS encoding bifunctional DNA primase/polymerase produces the protein MSKLKEAALSYAKHGWAIFPCKKDKTPYIKSWQTKATTDQKRINAWWDKWPNANIGFVPAEQNMLVLDCDPGHEFDELEENIGEVPETKLVQYTPRGGRHEFFQLGEGEIVPPSASKLAPHVDVRSSNSYVLLSPSETNDGKYEWDVDPRDGDVKPAYRTDGMIEKTSEVHGRSEDHDTWLIEPDLTENVEKCVKWLEEEAKPAIEGLGGDNLTIATAMMCKSYGISQERAFDLLWDHWNDRCEPPWDADDLELKISNAYSYNSSPPGNKTGAYKKAKAKALFSVVSRDSKEEATEGPTLLEAMQAALGNEAASYASIPLFSLDDLENLPPPEWDIQNLIGRGKIGMIVGLWGHYKSFVVADQIAYLTTGKSWPALSDDKCKQYDVPEPRRVLYIAAEGDPVSFGERILAAVSNNPNIELTLVKKNLRITGASAPLDTVPGQVAIANAIENFTEDVGGAPEVIFCDTLAKSMAGEENSNTDMGTVLRVAGAVQQSLGCTFVFVHRQGKDKKDKTGRGASALPAGLDFIIHVKGNEQTRVATVNVEKQKDAPAEKGIILQGRPVKNSLAFSRVANTLPNKTDATKRLSFETLVNIIEDADGGMLSTSQLARSLAKLINRDYEELDDEGQRKANDKARVWVNRNILNSQSSDAVRFKDRYKIMHRGKPMWRKRIADED, from the coding sequence ATGAGCAAGCTCAAAGAAGCTGCTCTGAGTTATGCCAAACATGGGTGGGCTATTTTCCCATGCAAAAAAGACAAAACGCCTTACATCAAGAGTTGGCAAACGAAAGCAACAACAGACCAAAAGCGTATCAATGCATGGTGGGATAAATGGCCGAATGCGAATATCGGTTTTGTTCCAGCTGAACAGAACATGTTAGTGCTCGACTGTGACCCCGGCCATGAATTCGATGAGCTTGAAGAAAACATAGGTGAAGTACCTGAAACCAAACTTGTGCAATATACGCCACGTGGTGGACGGCATGAGTTCTTTCAGTTGGGCGAAGGCGAAATCGTACCACCATCCGCTTCTAAACTCGCGCCTCATGTTGATGTTCGTTCATCCAATTCTTACGTATTGCTGTCCCCATCAGAAACTAACGATGGAAAATATGAATGGGACGTCGATCCTCGTGATGGTGATGTTAAGCCAGCCTATCGTACTGATGGGATGATCGAAAAAACTTCGGAAGTACATGGGCGCTCCGAGGATCATGATACTTGGTTGATAGAACCTGATCTCACCGAGAATGTAGAAAAATGTGTGAAGTGGCTTGAGGAAGAGGCAAAGCCAGCAATAGAGGGACTGGGCGGGGACAACCTTACAATAGCCACTGCGATGATGTGTAAGAGCTATGGCATTAGTCAGGAGCGTGCGTTCGATCTTTTGTGGGATCACTGGAACGACAGGTGTGAGCCCCCTTGGGATGCTGATGATTTGGAGCTCAAGATTTCTAATGCCTATAGCTACAATTCTAGTCCACCAGGAAATAAAACTGGAGCGTATAAGAAGGCTAAAGCAAAGGCGCTGTTTTCAGTGGTATCACGTGATTCCAAGGAAGAGGCGACTGAAGGGCCGACACTTCTTGAAGCAATGCAAGCCGCTTTAGGAAATGAAGCTGCTTCATATGCATCCATACCGTTATTTAGCCTTGATGATTTGGAGAACTTGCCTCCACCGGAGTGGGATATCCAAAACTTAATAGGGCGTGGAAAAATTGGAATGATCGTTGGCCTGTGGGGCCATTACAAATCGTTTGTTGTTGCAGATCAGATTGCATATTTGACCACAGGTAAAAGCTGGCCTGCGTTATCGGATGACAAATGCAAACAGTATGATGTGCCAGAGCCACGGCGTGTTCTCTACATTGCTGCTGAAGGTGATCCTGTTAGCTTTGGTGAACGTATCTTGGCGGCTGTTTCAAACAATCCGAACATTGAGCTTACGCTGGTTAAAAAGAATTTACGCATTACGGGTGCCTCAGCTCCTCTTGATACGGTCCCTGGTCAGGTTGCTATCGCAAATGCAATCGAGAATTTCACGGAAGATGTTGGCGGTGCTCCAGAGGTCATATTTTGCGATACCCTTGCTAAATCGATGGCTGGCGAAGAAAACTCCAACACAGATATGGGGACTGTGCTTAGAGTTGCTGGAGCTGTTCAACAGAGCTTGGGCTGCACATTTGTTTTCGTTCATCGCCAGGGTAAGGACAAGAAAGATAAAACTGGGAGAGGCGCATCGGCGCTCCCCGCAGGCCTTGATTTTATCATTCATGTTAAGGGGAATGAGCAAACAAGAGTGGCGACAGTGAATGTGGAAAAGCAAAAGGATGCTCCAGCAGAAAAGGGCATCATTTTGCAAGGGAGGCCTGTCAAAAATTCATTGGCATTTTCCCGTGTCGCCAACACTCTACCTAACAAAACCGATGCTACAAAAAGGCTCAGTTTTGAAACGCTTGTAAATATCATTGAAGATGCAGATGGCGGCATGTTGTCCACAAGCCAACTGGCTCGATCATTAGCCAAGCTTATAAACAGAGATTACGAAGAGCTTGATGATGAAGGACAGAGGAAAGCAAATGATAAAGCACGGGTGTGGGTAAATCGGAATATTCTGAATAGCCAAAGTTCTGATGCTGTCAGGTTTAAGGACCGTTACAAGATTATGCATCGTGGAAAACCAATGTGGCGTAAAAGGATTGCCGATGAAGATTAG